A single uncultured Acetobacterium sp. DNA region contains:
- a CDS encoding ASKHA domain-containing protein: protein MSSLNTIRIFFPLLDKSIMVEAGKTVAEACALVGFPQNLVCGGKGTCKKCLVTIRENDLVSEVLGCQHIVSQDMSILISKEAALSQILETTDNDELSFNPKTRIASIPFSQLKTEMCSYDLETIRKVLDLPVTMSSIKVLQKSSEIFHQKNFAFMNFVLFNNEIIDLVPSNEEINAYGVAFDIGTTSVVGYLYDLTNGVLIHQYSSLNKQISFGGDVISRIDYASTSHENLTNIQRAVIETVNNILSNLFYESKITAEAVYDCVFCGNSTMAHLFLGLNPLHLGLSPFTGVSRDTVTLNAEELNININPLGKITFLPLLGGFVGADTTAVLLGLPKDDAYRLMIDLGTNGEIAVGNHHKYFVASTACGPALEGAGIHMGMRGTTGAIEKITLVDNEIQCHVIGDAPPLGFCGSGIIDAIAFLFREKLIYNRGNFIKGEDLDNHPLKDRFGIDETNQRYFTFVRHTDNPNGKEMIITQKDVRQVQLAKAAIFTGCFLLTEKFGIKGHDLKEITLAGAFGNYIDIKNAQFIGLLPKIEGVPIRSIGNGAGTGSQLFLLSQDEAKRCEEIPKNTTHIELATDPNFSNLYMQNTTLGQNEMI from the coding sequence ATGTCATCACTGAATACTATTCGCATTTTTTTCCCTTTGTTGGACAAAAGTATCATGGTTGAGGCCGGTAAAACGGTTGCTGAGGCATGTGCTCTGGTTGGCTTTCCACAGAACCTGGTTTGCGGCGGGAAAGGAACCTGTAAGAAATGTCTTGTTACCATCCGTGAAAACGATTTAGTTTCTGAAGTATTAGGGTGTCAACACATCGTTTCTCAAGATATGAGCATTCTTATTTCAAAAGAAGCAGCTTTGTCTCAAATCCTTGAAACAACTGATAATGATGAATTAAGCTTTAACCCTAAAACGAGAATCGCATCCATTCCATTTTCTCAATTAAAAACGGAAATGTGTTCCTATGATCTTGAAACCATCCGTAAAGTACTCGATTTACCGGTAACGATGTCGTCTATTAAAGTATTGCAAAAATCATCAGAAATCTTTCATCAAAAAAATTTCGCATTTATGAATTTTGTGCTGTTTAATAATGAAATTATCGATCTGGTACCCAGCAATGAAGAAATCAATGCTTATGGGGTTGCCTTTGATATTGGAACAACTTCAGTAGTTGGTTATCTTTATGATCTGACAAATGGCGTATTGATTCACCAATATTCTTCGCTAAACAAACAGATTTCTTTTGGCGGTGATGTCATCAGTCGGATTGATTATGCTTCGACTTCACATGAAAATCTCACTAACATTCAACGCGCCGTTATTGAAACAGTAAATAACATTTTATCCAACCTTTTCTATGAATCAAAGATAACTGCCGAGGCTGTTTATGATTGTGTTTTTTGCGGGAACAGTACTATGGCCCATCTTTTCTTAGGTTTAAATCCGCTGCACTTGGGTCTTTCTCCTTTTACCGGAGTTTCCAGAGATACGGTTACCCTGAACGCCGAAGAACTCAACATCAATATTAACCCACTTGGCAAGATTACTTTTCTGCCTTTACTTGGAGGTTTTGTAGGTGCTGATACCACCGCGGTTCTGTTGGGACTCCCTAAAGATGATGCCTACCGTTTAATGATTGATCTGGGAACCAATGGCGAAATTGCAGTGGGCAATCACCATAAATATTTTGTTGCCTCGACTGCCTGTGGTCCTGCTTTGGAGGGCGCTGGTATCCACATGGGTATGCGGGGCACTACCGGAGCAATCGAAAAAATCACTTTAGTAGACAATGAAATCCAGTGTCATGTTATTGGTGATGCCCCACCGCTCGGTTTTTGCGGATCTGGAATCATTGACGCCATCGCTTTTCTGTTCAGGGAAAAGCTTATTTATAATCGCGGTAATTTTATAAAGGGCGAAGATCTCGATAATCATCCCTTAAAAGATCGCTTTGGTATTGACGAAACCAACCAGCGCTATTTCACTTTTGTTCGTCACACCGATAACCCCAACGGTAAAGAAATGATTATTACTCAGAAAGATGTCCGACAGGTACAATTGGCTAAGGCGGCTATCTTCACCGGTTGCTTTTTATTAACTGAAAAATTTGGAATTAAAGGTCATGATTTGAAAGAAATAACGCTGGCTGGAGCTTTTGGTAATTACATCGATATCAAAAATGCGCAGTTCATCGGCTTGTTACCGAAAATCGAAGGGGTTCCCATCCGATCCATTGGTAATGGTGCCGGAACTGGCTCCCAACTCTTTCTGCTTTCACAAGATGAAGCTAAGCGCTGCGAGGAGATCCCCAAGAACACCACCCATATTGAATTAGCCACCGATCCTAATTTTTCTAATCTTTATATGCAAAATACTACCCTCGGTCAAAATGAAATGATCTGA
- a CDS encoding methyltetrahydrofolate cobalamin methyltransferase, which translates to MIIIGEKINGTIPVVKEAIEKRDAEFIADRAIKQAEAGADFIDVCASTAPELEIEALKWLIEIVQDATDTPLCIDSPNPRVIEAVFKYVNKPGLINSISEEGDKCEVLLPLMEGNAWEVVGLTCDNKGIPCDVQTKVDITKIMVDKAAKYGVTPDRIHIDPCVMALSTENNSLLNFTTEISEIRALYPTIHITSGLSNISFGLPARALMNKTFMALAIRAGMDSAVMDPLNRDMMGTIFAAYALLGKDKHCRKYSKAYRQGKIGPIGI; encoded by the coding sequence ATGATAATAATTGGAGAGAAAATTAACGGGACCATTCCGGTGGTTAAGGAAGCCATAGAAAAACGAGATGCTGAATTTATTGCAGATCGCGCAATAAAACAAGCCGAAGCAGGCGCAGATTTTATTGATGTGTGTGCAAGTACAGCCCCAGAGCTTGAAATAGAAGCGTTAAAATGGTTGATTGAAATTGTTCAAGATGCAACGGATACACCGCTTTGTATTGATAGCCCAAATCCAAGAGTCATCGAAGCAGTATTCAAGTATGTGAATAAACCGGGACTGATCAATTCAATTTCAGAAGAAGGGGATAAATGTGAAGTGCTACTGCCTTTAATGGAAGGCAATGCCTGGGAGGTTGTGGGACTGACATGTGACAATAAAGGAATTCCCTGTGATGTTCAAACAAAGGTTGATATCACAAAAATCATGGTTGATAAAGCCGCCAAGTATGGTGTAACCCCTGATCGCATTCATATTGATCCTTGTGTAATGGCCCTGTCTACAGAAAACAATTCACTGCTTAATTTTACCACGGAAATTTCAGAAATCAGAGCATTATATCCGACTATTCACATTACTTCAGGTTTGAGTAATATTTCCTTTGGTTTGCCAGCCCGGGCGCTTATGAATAAAACATTCATGGCACTGGCGATACGGGCGGGTATGGATTCGGCAGTAATGGATCCGCTTAATAGAGATATGATGGGGACAATTTTTGCAGCATATGCATTATTAGGCAAAGATAAGCATTGCCGAAAATACAGTAAAGCATATCGTCAGGGAAAAATCGGACCAATAGGAATATAA
- a CDS encoding formate--tetrahydrofolate ligase, producing the protein MGFKSDIEIAQEATPQDIREIAKKLGLTEDDLDLYGKYKAKVDYNLLKKSTGKKARLILTTAINPTPAGEGKTTTTIGVADGLSRIGKNTLVALREPSLGPVFGVKGGAAGGGYAQVVPMEDINLHFTGDFHAIGAANNLLAAMLDNHIKQGNELKIDAKKITWRRCIDMNDRQLRNIVDGLGGSGDGVVREDGFDITVASEVMAAFCLSSDISDLKARLGRIIVGYSFTGEPITAAQLKANGAMAALLKDALKPNLVQTLEGTPAFIHGGPFANIAHGCNSVIATRMAMHFADYVVTEGGFGADLGAEKFLDIKCRMANLKPDAVIIVATVRALKYNGGVAKADLNNENLDALKAGLPNLLKHVENITQVFKLPAVVAINEFPLDTEAELALVKSECQKLGVNVAISQVWAKGGEGGEELAKEVVRLIDESEGTFEYCYELDMPIKEKIEAIATRIYGADGVDFTPVAAKELERLTALGFDKVPICMAKTQYSLTDDQTKLGRPTGFRITVRQLTISAGAGFIIALTGEIMKMPGLPKVPAAEKIDVDENGVIAGLF; encoded by the coding sequence ATGGGTTTTAAATCAGACATTGAGATTGCACAAGAGGCTACACCACAGGATATACGTGAGATAGCAAAGAAGTTGGGTTTAACAGAAGACGACCTGGATTTATACGGCAAGTATAAAGCAAAGGTAGACTACAACCTGTTAAAGAAATCAACGGGCAAAAAAGCACGATTGATCTTAACCACCGCCATCAATCCAACACCAGCGGGTGAAGGAAAAACCACTACCACCATTGGGGTTGCCGATGGTTTATCACGAATTGGCAAAAATACCCTGGTAGCGTTAAGAGAACCTTCTTTAGGACCAGTATTCGGTGTTAAAGGTGGCGCAGCCGGCGGCGGATATGCCCAAGTTGTACCAATGGAAGATATCAACCTTCACTTTACCGGAGATTTCCATGCCATCGGCGCAGCCAACAATTTATTGGCAGCAATGCTGGACAACCATATCAAACAAGGTAACGAATTAAAAATCGACGCCAAGAAAATCACCTGGAGACGTTGTATTGACATGAATGACCGTCAATTACGAAACATCGTTGATGGTTTAGGCGGATCCGGAGACGGCGTTGTTCGTGAAGATGGATTTGATATCACCGTTGCTTCTGAAGTAATGGCAGCATTCTGTTTATCCAGTGATATTTCTGATTTAAAAGCACGATTAGGCCGCATCATTGTTGGTTACAGCTTTACGGGAGAACCCATCACAGCTGCCCAATTAAAAGCCAACGGTGCCATGGCAGCATTACTGAAAGATGCTTTAAAACCAAACCTCGTTCAAACATTAGAAGGAACACCAGCCTTTATTCATGGTGGACCATTCGCCAATATCGCTCATGGCTGTAACTCTGTAATCGCTACCCGTATGGCCATGCATTTTGCTGATTACGTCGTTACCGAAGGTGGCTTCGGAGCCGACCTTGGCGCCGAAAAATTCCTTGACATCAAATGTCGAATGGCTAACCTGAAACCAGATGCGGTTATTATCGTCGCAACCGTACGTGCCCTTAAATACAACGGCGGCGTCGCCAAAGCCGACTTAAATAACGAAAACCTGGATGCTTTAAAAGCCGGTCTGCCAAACTTATTAAAACATGTTGAAAACATCACTCAGGTATTTAAATTACCAGCCGTTGTTGCCATCAACGAATTCCCACTGGATACCGAAGCCGAACTGGCTCTGGTAAAATCCGAATGTCAGAAACTGGGCGTTAACGTCGCTATTTCCCAGGTCTGGGCAAAAGGCGGAGAAGGCGGAGAAGAACTGGCTAAAGAAGTGGTTCGTCTTATCGACGAAAGCGAAGGAACCTTCGAATACTGCTACGAACTGGATATGCCAATCAAAGAAAAAATCGAAGCGATCGCCACCCGTATTTATGGTGCTGACGGCGTTGACTTTACCCCAGTAGCAGCCAAAGAACTGGAACGTTTAACCGCTCTGGGCTTTGATAAGGTGCCAATCTGTATGGCCAAAACCCAATACTCCTTAACGGATGACCAGACTAAACTGGGTCGTCCAACCGGATTCAGAATTACCGTCCGTCAATTGACCATCTCAGCTGGTGCTGGTTTCATTATTGCACTGACCGGCGAAATCATGAAAATGCCTGGTCTTCCCAAAGTACCAGCCGCAGAAAAAATTGATGTTGATGAAAACGGCGTAATTGCAGGTTTATTCTAG
- a CDS encoding cyclodeaminase/cyclohydrolase family protein, protein MEFDAVGTDLGSISEKKCTEFVEALYSKAAVPGGGGAAALVGAIGTALAGMVCNLTTGKKKYAEYEEDIQRILKEAQVLQDRLLAMIDEDAKNFLPLAKAYGLPKETEEEKAYKEKTLEECTKVACSIPLEIVEVCYKAVLLQEELVGKGSALAISDVACGVQCLRAGMISGWVNVLINIKTIKDADYVADVNNRIKPMLDKGVEICDRVYADVEKQLS, encoded by the coding sequence ATGGAATTTGATGCAGTAGGAACTGATCTTGGTTCTATCTCAGAAAAAAAATGTACAGAATTTGTTGAAGCTCTTTACAGCAAAGCTGCTGTTCCCGGTGGTGGCGGTGCAGCCGCATTAGTTGGTGCAATTGGAACAGCTTTGGCGGGAATGGTTTGTAACTTAACCACTGGCAAGAAAAAATATGCAGAATATGAAGAAGATATTCAGCGTATTTTAAAAGAAGCGCAGGTTCTTCAGGATCGTTTGTTAGCAATGATCGATGAAGACGCAAAAAACTTTTTGCCGCTTGCAAAAGCTTATGGCCTTCCCAAAGAAACAGAAGAAGAAAAAGCTTACAAAGAAAAAACCTTAGAAGAATGCACCAAGGTTGCTTGTAGCATTCCGCTTGAAATCGTTGAAGTGTGTTACAAGGCTGTTTTATTACAGGAAGAACTGGTCGGAAAAGGTTCTGCTTTAGCCATCAGTGATGTAGCGTGCGGCGTTCAGTGCTTAAGAGCTGGCATGATCAGCGGCTGGGTAAATGTCTTAATTAACATCAAGACAATCAAAGATGCAGACTACGTAGCTGACGTTAATAACAGAATCAAGCCAATGTTAGATAAGGGCGTTGAAATCTGTGACCGCGTTTATGCAGATGTTGAAAAACAACTTTCATAA